The nucleotide window CGTCAATCAAACATTTGTTTCATTTAGTTATCTACAAAAGTTAAGACAGTTGCGTGGAATAACAGGATATCTTCAAATCATAGAACAGCGACCACATTAAGTATAAAGGAATTATTTTCAACACTGTTTTTTACCAAAAATCAAAATGAGGGTTTCATAGGTTCACCTGCTCTCTGTACCCGAACTTAATGCTGTAATCGAGATAATAGACAACTTCTGGTTCAATTTTTATCATGATACTATCCGGATCTGGGGGCATGTCTGCCGCAATCGGAAATTTGGCTACCAGTATTTCCCCAATTTCTCGTAATTCATTTTCATCAGTAACTATTGATGCCTTGCCTTCAATCTGAAGAGCCTGCATCTCAAACCAGTCTGGATCGTCCTCGTCGACAGTATATGCTACATACGGATTCTGCATAATATTCTGGACTTTCCGAGTATTTTTATCAGTTACCATATATACAACAGTGCCTTCGGATACATATGCCATTGTATGGGCCATTGGTCTGCCTTGCGGGCTTACTGTTGCAAGGTTCAGATAGTAATGATTTGAAAGGTACTCGTAAACCTTATCTTTAAGCTCTTCTGCCATAGTCCCCACCTAAACATTTATAGCTCTAAGCTAAAACCCGTTTTATTGGATTTTATTCTAGTGTCAAGTCAATTATCAAGGATTTAATGATCCCTAATAACTGCACTCGATTTTATACGACGTTTTGTGTTTGACTCGACACTGGTCTGCCAGGATAATGTAAATTCTCTACAGGCTTTCTAATCCTGTGATATAATTTCCAATTTTTATACAATTTTTAATTTTTTAATAAATTTTAGCCATGTAGTAAACTAAGTCCTGCAACAACTTATAGTTTTATAATACAAAAGGAAAAAATGCGTTTATACTATCTTTCCCCATACAGTTTAGAGGGACAA belongs to Methanosarcina barkeri 3 and includes:
- a CDS encoding pyridoxamine 5'-phosphate oxidase family protein, whose protein sequence is MAEELKDKVYEYLSNHYYLNLATVSPQGRPMAHTMAYVSEGTVVYMVTDKNTRKVQNIMQNPYVAYTVDEDDPDWFEMQALQIEGKASIVTDENELREIGEILVAKFPIAADMPPDPDSIMIKIEPEVVYYLDYSIKFGYREQVNL